A part of Dehalogenimonas sp. W genomic DNA contains:
- a CDS encoding HAD-IC family P-type ATPase, whose protein sequence is MNTTWHSVSTSEVLEAFSVTMDGLNDSNVTSRQERYGLNRLETKPPKSLIVMFFKQFLNPLIYILLVAAIVSVATSHVIDAAVILVILLINAVIGFIQETRAEKAMEALKELAAPQTQVRRSGKLRRLPSGEIVPGDIIIVEAGDRVPADARLLESAGLKVNESTLTGESQPGEKSISPLPADNSLADRRNMLYLGTSVVQGRGVAVVTGTGMGTELGRITSSLESIDSGLTPLQKSINRLGKILVVVMLGVVSVIFTVGIWRGLDTVEMFFLAVAAAVSAIPEGLPAVVTVVLAIGMRLMAQRNAIIRHLVAVETLGSATVICSDKTGTLTMNQMTLRSLYYNGRNVEVTGEGYCPNGEFRFDGHRLEPETDDSLKLLLTAGILASDSTITVGENECSLFGDPTEGAILVAGAKANLLKETLAENNPRLSEIAFSSDLQYMATLNNSPDGHIAYVKGAAEKLIEMSSHVWLRGKKTTVTSDYRQELHQQVSDMATQALRVLALAYADMPRDLTRLTPNDLSGRLTLLGLVGLFDPPRPEATEAIRQATAAGIRVVMITGDHVTTAEAVAREIGLPVGKAVSGRELAAMSDNELQQQIEHITVFARIEPLHKLRLVQALQSRGHVVAMTGDGVNDAPALKAADIGVAMGRSGTDVARESADMVLTDDNFASVVAAVDEGRAIFNRLRNVVYYLLSSNIGELLMLTAAIAVLGQAPLLAVQILWINVMTDTTITIPLGLEPKSGDELNHPPRSPKVGLLYPGLILRVAYTAVLMAAGVFLVFAWAREHMDIDEARTLAFSTMIAFEWFKGFIARSDEKSIFRLGVFTNRWLLIAVGIAIILQLLVVYSPFLQTAFHTAPFEPQYWLIAVGAGLTLFVIEEIRKILFPLAFSKGKWRRS, encoded by the coding sequence ATGAACACTACATGGCATTCAGTCTCTACCTCGGAGGTACTAGAGGCCTTCAGCGTGACTATGGATGGCTTGAATGACAGCAATGTCACATCCAGGCAGGAACGATACGGCCTCAACCGCCTGGAAACCAAGCCGCCGAAATCACTCATCGTGATGTTTTTCAAGCAGTTTTTGAATCCTTTGATATATATATTGCTGGTTGCAGCCATCGTTTCAGTTGCGACATCCCACGTTATTGACGCCGCGGTCATACTGGTGATATTACTGATTAATGCCGTCATCGGATTCATTCAGGAAACCAGGGCGGAAAAGGCGATGGAGGCCTTGAAAGAACTGGCGGCACCGCAAACCCAGGTGCGCCGCAGCGGTAAATTGAGAAGGCTCCCCTCCGGCGAGATAGTACCCGGCGATATTATAATTGTTGAGGCTGGCGACAGAGTCCCTGCAGATGCCCGCCTCCTGGAATCGGCAGGGCTTAAGGTCAATGAATCCACCCTCACTGGCGAATCTCAACCAGGCGAAAAATCTATTTCACCCCTGCCGGCGGATAACTCTCTTGCTGACCGTCGGAATATGCTTTACCTGGGTACTTCGGTAGTCCAGGGGCGTGGTGTAGCCGTGGTCACCGGTACCGGCATGGGTACCGAACTGGGTCGTATCACCAGCAGTCTTGAATCTATTGATTCAGGATTAACCCCCTTACAAAAAAGTATCAACCGCCTCGGTAAAATTTTGGTAGTCGTCATGCTGGGCGTGGTCAGTGTTATCTTTACTGTGGGAATCTGGAGGGGATTGGACACAGTTGAGATGTTTTTCCTCGCAGTGGCCGCCGCGGTCTCAGCCATCCCGGAGGGTCTACCGGCAGTTGTCACCGTAGTTCTGGCCATCGGTATGCGGCTCATGGCTCAACGTAACGCCATTATCCGACACCTGGTGGCAGTGGAAACACTTGGTTCCGCAACAGTCATCTGTTCTGACAAGACGGGAACGCTGACTATGAACCAGATGACCCTGCGGAGTCTGTATTACAATGGTAGAAACGTAGAGGTGACAGGCGAAGGTTATTGTCCTAACGGAGAATTCAGATTTGACGGCCATAGGCTGGAACCGGAAACGGATGACTCCTTAAAGCTGCTACTAACTGCCGGTATTTTGGCCTCCGATTCCACTATTACCGTCGGTGAAAATGAATGCTCATTGTTCGGAGACCCTACCGAAGGAGCCATCCTGGTAGCCGGTGCCAAGGCAAATCTGCTCAAGGAGACATTGGCTGAAAACAATCCCCGATTGAGTGAAATCGCCTTTTCCAGCGACCTGCAATACATGGCTACACTCAATAACTCCCCGGACGGTCATATAGCCTACGTCAAGGGGGCAGCTGAAAAGCTTATTGAAATGAGTTCCCATGTTTGGCTGAGAGGAAAAAAAACAACTGTGACAAGCGACTACCGGCAGGAGCTTCACCAGCAGGTTAGTGACATGGCTACGCAAGCCTTGAGAGTGCTTGCCCTGGCGTATGCTGACATGCCTCGGGATCTCACCCGCCTCACTCCAAATGACCTGAGCGGCCGTTTGACGCTCCTGGGGCTGGTCGGGTTATTTGACCCGCCTCGTCCAGAAGCCACCGAAGCCATCCGGCAGGCAACCGCCGCCGGCATCCGGGTCGTCATGATTACCGGCGACCATGTAACTACGGCCGAGGCCGTAGCCCGCGAAATTGGCTTACCTGTCGGTAAAGCCGTCAGCGGGCGGGAGCTGGCGGCCATGAGTGATAACGAGTTGCAACAACAGATAGAGCACATTACCGTTTTCGCCCGCATTGAGCCATTACATAAATTAAGACTGGTTCAGGCATTACAAAGCCGCGGGCACGTGGTTGCCATGACCGGTGACGGCGTCAATGATGCCCCGGCGCTCAAAGCGGCAGATATCGGGGTAGCTATGGGACGATCGGGTACTGACGTGGCCCGTGAGTCAGCGGACATGGTGCTCACTGATGACAACTTCGCCTCTGTAGTAGCAGCAGTTGATGAAGGTCGCGCCATTTTTAATCGTTTGCGTAATGTGGTCTACTATTTATTGTCCAGTAATATCGGGGAGCTCCTGATGCTGACTGCCGCCATTGCTGTGCTGGGTCAGGCACCGCTGCTGGCGGTTCAGATACTCTGGATTAATGTCATGACGGATACCACCATCACCATTCCTCTGGGTCTGGAACCTAAATCCGGTGATGAACTCAACCACCCGCCTCGCTCGCCTAAAGTAGGCCTCCTCTATCCCGGACTCATATTACGAGTGGCTTACACCGCTGTCCTGATGGCTGCCGGAGTGTTCCTGGTTTTTGCCTGGGCGCGGGAACATATGGATATTGACGAGGCCAGAACACTGGCCTTCAGCACCATGATTGCGTTTGAATGGTTTAAAGGATTCATCGCCCGATCTGACGAAAAATCCATCTTTAGACTGGGAGTATTTACCAACCGCTGGCTACTAATAGCTGTCGGAATCGCCATAATCTTGCAGTTACTGGTGGTTTATAGCCCGTTCTTGCAGACGGCTTTTCATACCGCTCCATTTGAACCGCAATACTGGCTGATTGCCGTCGGAGCCGGGTTGACGCTCTTTGTAATAGAAGAGATTCGCAAGATATTGTTCCCTTTGGCCTTCTCCAAAGGCAAGTGGCGCAGGAGTTAA
- a CDS encoding argininosuccinate synthase, which yields MAEKVVLAYSGGIDTSAAIPWLKEHYDMDVIALTIDVGNERDFTVIRDKALKVGAVKALVIDAKKEFVNDYIFPALAAGALYENEYPLATALGRPLIAKLMVDVALAEGATAIAHGCTGKGNDQVRLDVATAALAPQLKVIAPAREWGMTRQETIEYAKKFNIPLPVTAKSPYSIDENLWGRSCECGVLEDPWVEPPTDVFGWTRDVNDTPKKATYVTIGFRKGIPVTLNNRRLDGINLISRLNDLAGTHGIGRIDHVENRLVGIKSHEIYEAPAAAVLLKAHAALESLTLAKDQLRFKSRVAQEYSDLVYNGLWFSAHKADLDAYIKSTQQYVTGTVRLKLERGSMRVVGRKSPYSLYAHDLATYETGDHFDASAAVGFIKLWGLPVRTQARAQFLKKQGK from the coding sequence ATGGCTGAAAAAGTAGTTCTGGCGTATTCCGGCGGCATTGATACCTCGGCTGCCATTCCCTGGCTCAAGGAACATTACGACATGGATGTTATCGCCCTGACCATTGATGTCGGCAATGAACGCGATTTCACCGTTATTCGTGATAAGGCCCTCAAGGTAGGCGCCGTTAAAGCGCTGGTGATTGATGCCAAAAAAGAATTCGTTAACGATTATATCTTCCCGGCACTGGCTGCCGGCGCCCTGTATGAAAACGAATACCCCCTGGCTACCGCTCTGGGACGACCGCTGATCGCCAAACTCATGGTGGACGTTGCCCTGGCTGAAGGTGCCACCGCTATTGCTCATGGCTGTACCGGCAAAGGCAACGACCAGGTAAGGCTGGACGTGGCTACGGCCGCTTTGGCGCCCCAGCTCAAGGTAATCGCGCCGGCCCGGGAATGGGGCATGACTCGCCAAGAGACCATTGAATACGCTAAAAAGTTCAATATTCCGCTGCCGGTAACGGCTAAAAGCCCCTATTCCATTGACGAGAACCTCTGGGGACGGTCCTGTGAATGCGGCGTGCTGGAAGACCCCTGGGTGGAACCGCCGACCGATGTCTTCGGCTGGACGCGGGATGTAAACGACACACCCAAAAAGGCGACCTATGTTACTATCGGCTTCCGCAAGGGCATCCCGGTCACTTTGAATAACCGCCGTTTAGACGGCATCAACCTTATATCCAGGTTAAATGACCTGGCCGGCACCCACGGCATCGGACGCATTGACCACGTTGAGAATCGCCTGGTGGGCATCAAATCCCACGAAATATACGAAGCCCCGGCGGCGGCAGTGCTGTTGAAAGCGCATGCGGCTCTGGAATCATTAACTTTGGCCAAAGACCAGTTGCGTTTCAAATCCCGGGTGGCTCAGGAATACAGCGACCTGGTCTACAACGGTCTGTGGTTTTCAGCTCACAAAGCCGACCTTGATGCCTATATCAAAAGCACCCAGCAGTATGTCACCGGCACGGTCCGGCTGAAGCTGGAACGCGGCAGTATGCGCGTAGTCGGCCGAAAGTCTCCTTATTCCCTTTACGCCCACGATCTGGCCACCTACGAAACCGGGGACCATTTTGATGCCTCAGCGGCTGTCGGCTTCATCAAACTCTGGGGTCTGCCGGTCAGGACTCAGGCCCGGGCGCAGTTTCTAAAGAAGCAGGGAAAATAG
- the argH gene encoding argininosuccinate lyase produces the protein MSHVRSRFDKPADELVIKYTSSLPFDWRLYREDIRGSVAHARMLAKQAIIPASDAETIVKGLSEIGQEIEAGGFTFKPEMEDIHMAIEARLKEKIGEAAGRLHTARSRNDQVATDLRLYMKDTLTATIAAVYELQTALLTVSEKNPDVILPGYTHLQPAQPLLLAHHYLAYFEMLERDKARFTDCAERTDVLPLGSGALAGTPYNTDREFVARELGFKSVSRNSLDAVSDRDFVVEYLSAAAIAMMHLSRLAEELILWSSAEFGFIEIDDAYATGSSIMPQKKNPDVAELGRGKTGRVYGHLTAMLTTLKGLPLAYNRDLQEDKEGLFDAVDTLLLSLKVFAGMISSLKIKSDKMLGSVDKSYLLATDLADYLVKKGETFRNAHGVVGRLVSHCLKTRKTFPELSLSEYREFSPLFNDDVFQITVMSSVDSRDNPGGTARQRVSRALSEAKKILSDE, from the coding sequence ATGAGTCATGTTAGAAGCCGCTTTGACAAGCCCGCCGACGAATTGGTAATCAAATACACTTCGTCTTTGCCCTTTGACTGGCGGTTGTACCGGGAAGACATCCGTGGTTCGGTGGCGCACGCCCGCATGCTGGCCAAACAAGCCATCATCCCGGCCTCTGACGCCGAGACCATTGTTAAAGGTCTCAGCGAAATCGGTCAGGAAATTGAGGCTGGCGGTTTTACCTTCAAACCGGAGATGGAAGATATCCATATGGCCATTGAAGCACGGCTGAAGGAGAAGATCGGCGAGGCCGCCGGACGATTGCATACTGCCCGGTCACGCAATGACCAGGTGGCCACTGACCTGCGGCTGTACATGAAAGATACCTTAACTGCTACCATTGCTGCCGTGTATGAGCTTCAGACCGCATTATTGACCGTTTCCGAAAAGAACCCAGATGTCATCCTTCCCGGCTATACTCATCTGCAACCCGCTCAGCCGTTGCTGCTGGCTCATCACTATCTGGCTTACTTTGAAATGCTGGAACGGGACAAGGCCCGCTTCACTGACTGCGCTGAACGTACCGATGTGCTGCCTTTGGGTAGCGGCGCTTTGGCGGGTACTCCCTACAACACTGACCGTGAATTTGTCGCCCGGGAATTGGGCTTTAAGTCTGTGTCCCGTAACAGTCTGGACGCGGTTTCCGACCGTGACTTTGTAGTGGAATACCTTTCAGCGGCCGCTATCGCTATGATGCACCTGTCGCGTCTGGCTGAGGAACTGATTCTGTGGAGTAGTGCCGAATTCGGCTTTATTGAAATTGATGATGCTTATGCCACCGGTTCCTCAATCATGCCGCAGAAGAAGAACCCGGATGTGGCCGAACTGGGCCGCGGTAAAACCGGCCGGGTTTACGGTCATCTGACCGCCATGCTGACAACCCTCAAGGGATTGCCGCTGGCTTACAATCGGGACCTTCAGGAAGACAAGGAAGGATTGTTTGATGCCGTTGATACCCTGCTGTTGTCGCTTAAGGTCTTCGCGGGGATGATCAGCAGCCTAAAGATAAAATCTGACAAAATGCTTGGCAGTGTTGACAAGAGCTACCTGCTGGCTACCGACCTCGCCGATTATCTGGTGAAAAAGGGAGAAACATTCCGCAACGCTCACGGGGTAGTCGGAAGACTGGTCAGCCATTGTTTGAAAACCAGGAAAACTTTCCCGGAACTGTCGCTAAGTGAATATCGGGAATTTTCACCGCTGTTCAATGATGACGTATTCCAGATAACGGTCATGTCATCGGTGGATTCCCGCGACAACCCCGGCGGGACCGCCCGGCAGCGGGTATCCAGGGCCTTATCGGAGGCTAAAAAGATTCTTTCCGACGAATAA
- the rpmB gene encoding 50S ribosomal protein L28, whose amino-acid sequence MKCDYCGKTAQYGHNVSHSKRRTNKRSEPNCHPARVLVDGKAMKLSLCTRCLRTISKATAA is encoded by the coding sequence ATGAAATGCGATTACTGTGGAAAAACTGCTCAATACGGACATAATGTCAGCCATTCCAAACGACGCACCAATAAGCGTTCTGAGCCGAATTGTCATCCCGCCCGGGTACTGGTGGACGGCAAAGCGATGAAACTGTCGCTGTGCACCCGTTGCCTCCGCACCATTTCCAAAGCCACCGCCGCTTAA
- a CDS encoding DAK2 domain-containing protein has translation MSVQNTMSGYEMRDMLAAAAAWLEKSSADIDALNVFPVPDGDCGTNMLLTLRSAVEESAKVTADNIGAISAAVSKGALMGARGNSGVISSQIWRGVASVFKDKETATSVDWANAWTQAVETAYKGLSNPVEGTILTVLTDVAAAARTSAADDESIPKLIENAMAAASDSVARTPSLLPTLRDAGVVDAGGQGLFTILEGMLHYLRGETEQMQFKKSRVIASSGPVGARTIQLSSADEDPFGYCTEFLLKGENLDTEKIRARLKRKGESLIVVGDDTTVRVHIHAVAPGRVLNFATKLGTVHKVSIRNMDEQYEDFLALQKDRQPTMDIAIVAIVAGDGFADVFSSLGAAAIVPGGQTMNPSTKDILQAVERVGSHKVVILPNNKNIVPAAEQVRHLTGKTISVIATETLPQGVAALLAFDYEADFETNVRRMTEASTHARTIEITHAVRDTKINGLVIKKNQAIGLLDGCLAAVNDTSDKVLADLLAKSDLSHVEVMTLYYGGDASEEAANALAADLMARYPAVQVEVVSGGQPHYDYVVSLE, from the coding sequence ATGTCAGTTCAAAATACTATGTCCGGTTACGAAATGCGCGATATGCTGGCCGCTGCCGCAGCCTGGCTGGAGAAAAGTTCGGCCGATATTGATGCTTTGAATGTTTTCCCGGTACCCGACGGAGATTGCGGCACCAACATGCTTCTCACGCTGCGGTCGGCCGTGGAAGAATCCGCCAAAGTCACCGCCGATAATATCGGTGCCATCTCCGCCGCCGTGTCCAAAGGCGCACTGATGGGCGCCCGGGGCAACAGCGGCGTCATCTCATCCCAGATATGGCGGGGCGTGGCTTCAGTATTCAAGGACAAGGAAACCGCAACCTCCGTTGACTGGGCCAACGCCTGGACTCAGGCCGTGGAGACCGCCTACAAGGGGCTTTCCAATCCTGTGGAAGGGACCATTCTAACTGTTCTCACCGATGTAGCCGCCGCTGCCCGGACTTCCGCGGCTGACGATGAGTCCATTCCCAAACTGATTGAAAACGCCATGGCGGCGGCATCTGATTCAGTCGCCAGAACGCCATCCCTGTTACCAACCCTCCGGGACGCGGGAGTGGTTGATGCCGGTGGGCAGGGACTCTTCACCATTCTTGAAGGCATGCTGCATTATCTCCGCGGAGAAACCGAGCAAATGCAGTTTAAAAAATCCCGCGTCATCGCCAGTTCCGGTCCGGTCGGCGCCCGAACTATTCAACTGTCTTCGGCAGACGAAGACCCTTTCGGTTACTGCACCGAATTTTTACTGAAAGGTGAAAATCTGGATACCGAAAAGATCCGCGCCCGCCTGAAACGCAAGGGGGAATCACTGATTGTGGTCGGAGATGACACCACCGTACGGGTTCATATCCACGCCGTGGCGCCTGGCCGGGTACTTAATTTTGCTACCAAGCTGGGTACAGTTCACAAAGTCAGCATCCGCAACATGGATGAACAATACGAAGACTTTCTAGCCCTCCAGAAAGACCGCCAGCCGACTATGGATATCGCCATCGTCGCTATCGTGGCCGGTGACGGCTTCGCTGACGTATTCTCTTCGCTGGGAGCCGCGGCCATCGTCCCTGGTGGTCAAACCATGAACCCGTCCACTAAGGATATTCTTCAGGCGGTGGAACGTGTCGGCTCCCATAAGGTGGTCATCCTGCCAAATAATAAAAATATCGTGCCCGCCGCCGAACAGGTCAGACACCTGACCGGTAAAACTATTTCGGTAATCGCCACTGAAACACTGCCCCAGGGCGTGGCGGCCTTGCTGGCTTTTGACTACGAAGCCGATTTTGAGACTAATGTACGGCGGATGACCGAGGCCTCAACCCACGCCCGGACCATAGAAATCACCCATGCGGTTCGTGATACCAAAATCAACGGTCTGGTCATCAAAAAAAACCAGGCCATCGGTTTGCTTGACGGTTGTCTGGCGGCCGTCAATGACACTTCCGATAAAGTTCTGGCTGACCTGCTGGCCAAGAGCGATCTGTCTCATGTAGAAGTGATGACTCTGTACTACGGCGGTGATGCCAGCGAAGAAGCCGCCAATGCTCTGGCGGCCGATTTGATGGCCCGGTATCCCGCTGTTCAGGTGGAAGTGGTCTCCGGCGGTCAACCGCACTACGATTATGTTGTCTCTCTGGAATAA
- a CDS encoding DegV family protein — translation MTVRIVTDSTSDLTPALAGQFGIAVVPLTVSFGKESFTDRVDISTDEFYHRLATQDTFPTTTQPSPAAFLNAYKKLSKETDEILVVTISRKLSGTFDSANAAIQLLEKPDCRVAVVNSGVTAAALGILTIWAAKQAAAGMGLAELKQAVELKSAETKPVMAFDTLKYLAKGGRVGRAQGLVGSLLSIKPVLTMRDGEVAPLTRVRSMAAGIDVLYNFVAEHQNIDEMAVEYATTPEVAETLINKLGALYPIENIYRTTVSPVLGAYMGPNVISVSVLGTGRQ, via the coding sequence ATGACGGTTCGCATTGTTACCGATTCCACCTCAGATCTTACGCCGGCTCTGGCCGGACAGTTCGGAATAGCTGTTGTACCGCTGACCGTATCTTTCGGCAAGGAATCATTCACTGACCGGGTGGATATTTCTACTGACGAGTTTTACCACCGTTTAGCTACTCAGGATACCTTTCCAACGACCACCCAACCGTCGCCTGCGGCTTTTCTCAACGCCTATAAAAAGCTGTCCAAAGAAACAGATGAGATTCTGGTCGTCACCATTTCCAGAAAACTGTCGGGTACCTTTGATTCGGCCAACGCGGCCATTCAACTACTGGAAAAGCCTGATTGCCGGGTCGCCGTGGTTAACTCCGGCGTCACTGCGGCGGCTCTGGGCATCCTGACCATCTGGGCGGCCAAGCAGGCTGCAGCCGGCATGGGACTGGCTGAATTGAAACAAGCTGTAGAACTGAAGTCAGCCGAAACCAAGCCGGTAATGGCCTTTGACACGCTCAAATACCTAGCCAAAGGCGGCCGGGTCGGCCGGGCACAGGGACTGGTCGGTTCACTACTGTCCATTAAACCGGTTTTGACTATGCGTGACGGTGAAGTCGCGCCTCTAACCCGGGTACGTTCCATGGCCGCCGGGATTGATGTGTTATACAACTTCGTCGCCGAACACCAAAATATTGATGAAATGGCCGTTGAATACGCCACTACTCCAGAGGTGGCTGAGACCTTAATTAATAAACTGGGTGCTCTTTATCCGATTGAAAATATTTATCGAACCACTGTCAGTCCGGTGCTTGGGGCGTACATGGGGCCGAACGTCATCTCAGTTTCCGTCCTGGGAACCGGCCGGCAATAA
- a CDS encoding DegV family protein produces the protein MPVKIVTDSTADLPPELIEQFGITVVPVYVLFGQEVFRDGVDISQDEVYRRILSENTPATTSQPSPNDFMEVYDRLLAGTTEKIVSLHLSSKLSGTYDAAVAGRELSAEKARITVIDTLSLSMGLGFCVLAAARLAQAQAELHDIIQAAKETASLTRISATFDTLKYVLKSGRLGAAKALIGGILNVKPLLTLKDGVLWPCGIARTRHRALDSLVDFVKKTSGSEEAAIVYSTTPDEALALKEKLSEFMDQSKVYISRLGPALGAHGGPGTIILAVKRNLANG, from the coding sequence ATGCCCGTCAAGATCGTAACCGATTCCACCGCAGATCTCCCGCCGGAACTTATTGAACAATTCGGCATCACCGTGGTACCGGTGTACGTCCTTTTCGGCCAGGAAGTCTTCCGCGACGGTGTTGATATCTCACAAGATGAAGTCTACCGGCGAATCCTGTCTGAAAATACCCCGGCGACCACTTCTCAGCCTTCCCCAAATGACTTTATGGAAGTTTATGACAGGCTGCTGGCGGGAACAACTGAAAAAATAGTATCCCTTCACCTCTCCAGCAAATTATCCGGCACCTACGACGCCGCAGTCGCCGGCCGGGAACTTTCCGCTGAGAAAGCCCGCATCACCGTTATTGACACTCTTTCTCTTTCCATGGGCTTGGGTTTCTGCGTTTTAGCGGCAGCACGCCTGGCTCAGGCCCAGGCCGAACTCCACGATATAATCCAGGCTGCCAAAGAAACGGCATCGCTGACTCGAATTAGCGCCACCTTTGACACTCTGAAATACGTCTTGAAAAGCGGTCGTCTGGGTGCGGCCAAAGCACTCATCGGCGGCATTCTGAATGTTAAACCGCTCCTGACCTTGAAAGACGGCGTACTCTGGCCTTGCGGTATTGCCCGTACCCGCCACCGGGCGCTGGACAGCCTGGTGGACTTCGTTAAAAAGACATCGGGGTCCGAAGAAGCTGCTATCGTCTATTCCACCACACCTGATGAGGCACTTGCCTTGAAAGAAAAACTAAGCGAATTCATGGATCAGAGTAAGGTCTATATTTCCCGTTTGGGTCCCGCTTTGGGGGCGCACGGCGGCCCCGGGACCATCATCCTGGCTGTAAAACGCAACCTGGCAAACGGTTAA